A genome region from Psychrobacter jeotgali includes the following:
- a CDS encoding competence protein CoiA gives MAFICIKNDEKIYSFMYSLKDWIALKEDKTSSFNMACCGNRAILKTSKLGTQFFAHKTKPKDSNCSTGGETAEHMHIKYLVMKELDRNGWNVAVEKRGVTPSGEEWIADIYAEKGKAKIAIEVQWSPQTFIETKCRQEKYAQSDVRCAWLLRSGSIKDTNAITGDYAYSTKDIPVFSIYRNKTQDNQAYMIYNVNKLDSNSSRYNHRSFKPITLPLENFIQRLVSQGLVFIPYERFTSTKFRFKSNGITEMTLGVSKDSCAKCGYSNPIISEVRYKEDYKVRSKKIKNCSDKELRIINTHFSKNYVFSPIKKVRSEILNKVFIVNTCVECGFVIDRDGQYSTYLKKFFTKPLFIKHLGLNTEKFYTSNTTLNTECVYLVNNSFKIKYNESFEFGKWVTRDSEPV, from the coding sequence ATGGCTTTTATTTGTATAAAGAATGATGAAAAAATCTATAGTTTTATGTATAGCCTAAAAGACTGGATAGCGTTAAAAGAAGATAAAACGTCCAGTTTCAATATGGCTTGCTGTGGCAATCGAGCAATACTAAAGACAAGTAAGCTAGGTACGCAGTTCTTCGCCCATAAGACAAAACCTAAAGACTCTAACTGCTCGACTGGTGGTGAAACTGCCGAACACATGCATATCAAATATCTTGTTATGAAAGAATTAGATAGAAATGGTTGGAATGTAGCAGTCGAAAAAAGAGGGGTTACCCCTAGTGGTGAGGAATGGATAGCAGATATCTACGCAGAAAAAGGTAAAGCTAAGATTGCCATTGAAGTGCAATGGAGCCCTCAAACTTTTATAGAAACAAAATGCAGACAAGAAAAATATGCTCAATCAGATGTAAGGTGTGCGTGGTTGCTTAGAAGTGGCTCAATTAAAGATACCAACGCAATTACAGGCGATTATGCTTATAGTACGAAAGATATACCTGTATTCTCTATTTATAGAAATAAGACGCAGGACAATCAAGCTTATATGATTTATAACGTGAATAAGCTAGACAGCAACAGTAGTCGGTACAACCACCGTTCATTTAAGCCTATTACGCTACCATTAGAGAATTTTATACAAAGATTGGTGTCACAAGGCCTAGTTTTTATACCTTATGAGCGATTCACCTCTACAAAGTTTAGATTTAAATCCAACGGTATCACTGAGATGACTTTAGGGGTGAGTAAAGACTCTTGCGCTAAATGTGGTTACTCCAATCCGATAATTTCTGAGGTGAGATATAAAGAAGACTATAAAGTACGTTCTAAGAAAATAAAAAATTGTAGCGATAAAGAGCTTAGAATTATTAATACACATTTTTCTAAGAATTATGTTTTTTCACCCATAAAAAAGGTGCGTAGTGAAATACTTAACAAAGTTTTTATAGTCAACACTTGTGTTGAATGTGGTTTTGTCATAGATAGAGATGGTCAATATAGTACCTATTTAAAAAAATTTTTCACTAAGCCGCTTTTTATAAAGCATTTAGGTCTTAATACAGAAAAATTCTATACTTCGAATACAACTCTTAATACGGAATGTGTTTACCTTGTAAACAACAGTTTCAAAATCAAATATAACGAGAGTTTTGAGTTTGGTAAATGGGTTACTAGAGATAGTGAACCAGTTTAA
- a CDS encoding ferredoxin--NADP reductase produces MSKLRTETVTEVHHWNDSLFSIKTTRDDGLRFRNGEFAMIGLVVDGRPLLRAYSIASPNYEEHLEFFSIKVQDGPLTSRLQHIKVGDELLVSKKPTGTLVMDDLLPGKHLYMLSTGTGLAPFLALSRDPEVYERFEKVILVHGVRHAEDLAYREMFENELPNDEIFGEWCREKFIYYPTVTREDFRNTGRVTDLMKSGKLFEDIGLPPINKDDDRVMICGSMPFNADVSAILDDFGLTVSPRMGVQADYVVERAFVG; encoded by the coding sequence ATGTCAAAACTTCGCACTGAAACGGTCACCGAGGTCCATCACTGGAATGACTCTCTATTTAGTATAAAAACCACCCGTGATGATGGCCTGCGTTTTCGTAATGGTGAGTTTGCCATGATTGGTCTGGTGGTGGATGGTCGTCCACTGCTGCGTGCTTACTCGATTGCCAGTCCTAATTACGAAGAGCATTTAGAGTTCTTTTCGATCAAGGTGCAAGATGGTCCTTTAACTTCACGTCTGCAACATATCAAAGTTGGTGACGAGCTGCTGGTCAGTAAAAAGCCTACGGGCACGCTAGTGATGGATGATTTATTACCGGGTAAACATCTATATATGCTCTCCACCGGTACAGGGCTGGCACCGTTCTTGGCTTTATCTCGTGATCCCGAAGTTTATGAGCGTTTTGAAAAAGTTATCTTGGTCCACGGTGTACGTCACGCCGAAGATTTGGCTTATCGCGAGATGTTCGAAAATGAGCTGCCCAACGATGAGATATTTGGTGAATGGTGCCGTGAAAAGTTCATTTACTATCCTACGGTTACCCGTGAGGACTTTAGAAACACTGGGCGCGTGACTGATCTTATGAAATCCGGTAAGCTCTTTGAAGATATTGGCTTACCACCGATAAATAAAGACGATGATAGAGTTATGATCTGCGGTAGCATGCCTTTCAACGCCGATGTTTCAGCTATTTTAGACGACTTTGGCCTAACGGTCTCCCCGCGCATGGGTGTACAAGCAGATTATGTGGTTGAGCGTGCCTTTGTCGGTTAA
- a CDS encoding tyrosine-type recombinase/integrase yields the protein MKVKLSKKFIDSVAYASNGTDIYMDEVLTGFALRVGKQSKRYTLHKRINGKLYRDEVEETHLITLTEAREKASTMMVNIKKGLDVYDGYHATPKLKDIQDSDIPTLNEAYTYFKSMKPNLASRTIETYDQQILGRLDDWLDISLNDITKTMISEKHKEISKSSPAQANATMRALRSVWNYCQDSFLDDDEEYIIKDQPIRILNAKNDWNKIKPRTRHVEEEYLGTYFQTLIKHRDGSSFKQAPYSNNARDILLLFMFTGVRLNEAQTLRWEDVDLDAARIVFKATKNGSDYHMPTGKILQAILSERYRLSNGERWVFPSDLKRNSDHVKDLSGSYHSISNKAGLHITPHDLRRTFGTVANSLNVTYPVLKRLLNHREAKSSDDVTLHYIQVSQRQLREALDEIEAFYCKHIGMTQDEVIKSLLQT from the coding sequence ATGAAAGTTAAGCTTAGTAAGAAGTTTATCGATTCAGTTGCATATGCTTCAAATGGTACAGACATCTACATGGATGAAGTATTAACGGGTTTTGCACTTCGTGTGGGTAAGCAATCTAAGAGATACACGCTTCATAAACGCATCAATGGTAAGCTCTATCGTGACGAAGTTGAAGAAACACATCTAATCACTTTGACTGAAGCTCGTGAAAAAGCGAGCACGATGATGGTCAACATAAAAAAGGGACTTGATGTTTACGATGGTTATCACGCTACTCCAAAGTTAAAAGACATTCAAGATTCTGATATACCAACACTTAATGAAGCATATACCTACTTTAAATCTATGAAGCCAAATCTTGCCAGCCGTACTATTGAAACTTATGATCAGCAAATACTTGGTCGACTCGATGACTGGCTTGATATATCGTTAAACGATATAACTAAAACTATGATAAGTGAAAAACATAAGGAAATCAGCAAATCTAGTCCAGCTCAAGCGAATGCTACTATGCGAGCTCTTCGATCAGTATGGAATTATTGTCAAGATAGCTTCTTAGATGACGATGAGGAGTACATAATAAAGGATCAACCCATTCGAATACTGAATGCCAAAAATGATTGGAACAAAATTAAACCTAGAACTAGACATGTCGAGGAAGAATACCTTGGTACATATTTTCAAACTCTAATTAAACATAGAGATGGTAGCTCTTTCAAGCAGGCACCTTATAGTAATAATGCCCGTGACATCCTATTACTGTTTATGTTTACTGGTGTCCGTTTAAACGAAGCGCAGACACTAAGATGGGAAGATGTAGATCTTGACGCTGCTCGTATCGTTTTTAAAGCCACTAAAAATGGTTCTGATTACCATATGCCTACTGGAAAAATACTTCAAGCCATACTTAGTGAACGCTATAGATTGAGCAATGGAGAGCGTTGGGTATTTCCGAGTGATTTGAAAAGAAATAGCGACCACGTTAAAGATTTGAGCGGTAGTTATCATTCAATATCAAACAAAGCTGGCTTGCACATTACGCCTCACGATTTGCGTCGTACATTTGGCACTGTCGCTAATAGTCTTAATGTAACCTATCCAGTGTTAAAGAGACTGCTCAATCATCGTGAGGCTAAATCTAGTGATGATGTGACACTACATTACATACAGGTATCACAGCGACAATTACGTGAAGCTTTAGATGAGATTGAAGCTTTTTATTGCAAGCATATAGGAATGACTCAAGATGAGGTGATTAAGAGTCTCTTACAGACATAA